A genomic segment from Natator depressus isolate rNatDep1 chromosome 19, rNatDep2.hap1, whole genome shotgun sequence encodes:
- the TMEM35B gene encoding transmembrane protein 35B, which translates to MALVFPAIRVLLGLFFLLTGAVKLTDQISAELYQQLKSQFVQFADVFPLKEFGYKPEPEQYLQVVGWIEVVAGVLLAFGPQLLQEISNFVLTIVMIGAIYTLLVLKEPFSMCAPATICLGLLLLLNIRGRGGRAKSKFE; encoded by the exons ATGGCGCTCGTCTTCCCCGCCATCCGGGTGCTGCTCGGCCTCTTCTTCCTGCTCACCGGGGCGGTGAAGCTGACGGACCAGATCTCGGCCGAGCTCTACCAGCAGCTG AAGTCCCAGTTTGTGCAGTTTGCCGACGTCTTCCCCCTGAAGGAGTTTGGCTACAAGCCAGAGCCGGAGCAGTACCTGCAGGTGGTCGGCTGGATCGAGGTGGTGGCCGGGGTGTTGCTGGCCTTTGGGCCGCAGCTTCTGCAGGAGATCAGCAACTTCGTGCTCACCATTGTCATGATCG gtgcCATCTACACCCTGCTGGTGCTGAAGGAGCCCTTCTCCATGTGTGCTCCGGCTACGATCTGCCTgggtctcctgctgctgctcaacATACGaggaagggggggcagggccaaGTCCAAGTTTGAGTGA